One segment of Candidatus Woesearchaeota archaeon DNA contains the following:
- a CDS encoding DUF262 domain-containing protein, producing MGDIFIPASKTILRLFDSNEYYQIPSFQRPYSWTNEEIEDLWNDIFTAMEDNDEEYFLGSIILTRNDSKGSLDIIDGQQRMTTLTILFCALRDLYYKNLNDNVKKNRILGRIKNFETGSERLRFTTQFHEQNVFEQEIINGINYDIPRHRDELKKNNFLNAAFLFREKIEALKASSPESIDKFTDYLLDQVRVITIECTTRSFAIKLFQVLNNRGMDLTPADLIKSYLMGRLKSDEDLRIFEQDWVYIENKAKEFNEGLTNLFTYYLYYLLGSNPKKSLYDELERLFKLREPKNIIYEFKKLIDYFDEIDDEHSKVIYALEYLRHDVFWKSILLTAKMENWSHEDFLQLAKTLRNFYYVYWIAEYTTSKTKQTSFNIIAWIKNKETISSIKSKLDAKLKEDRVVIRAWKNLNFGVYDFSWCKPILAIIEYQQTDNTNINYIDLEKFVHVEHILPQGFAKIRYWQNLFKQEEAEKMLNSIGNLTLLSGKKNIEASNRPFLDKLSVYSGKGIDGMTGFVITQNIVNAVGDDKNWTTRKINDRANWIFKELCKIFEIDFFWEGNASVEEDESISASTQLIYNTLQEKILSLGPDVKLEPKKYYIAFKRRGNFATVEIQNSKIKIWIDYDVEKINDPKGLVRDVSQIGHHGTGDKEIELSKEEDIDYVMNFIKAAYIEDEFSDDDTIDDIKYSEEHAKEMTNNPLMYQLLLEFRKELSKLTQFEEKINKYFIGFKNGANYFAAFRLRDKYCYISVLDVKINPNHDSDSVRYKDRRLRIQIKSIEDIQKYINLVLLSEKYNDDKSNNLRP from the coding sequence ATGGGAGATATTTTTATTCCGGCAAGTAAAACAATTCTACGCTTATTTGATAGCAATGAATATTATCAAATACCTTCTTTCCAAAGGCCTTACAGCTGGACCAACGAAGAGATAGAGGACCTTTGGAATGATATCTTTACAGCAATGGAAGATAATGATGAAGAATATTTTCTGGGATCAATTATTTTGACTAGGAACGACAGCAAAGGCTCGCTTGATATAATAGATGGGCAACAGAGAATGACAACTTTGACAATCTTATTTTGCGCATTAAGAGATTTGTATTACAAAAATTTAAATGATAACGTAAAGAAAAACCGCATTCTGGGGAGAATAAAAAATTTTGAAACTGGCTCCGAAAGATTGCGATTCACAACGCAATTCCATGAACAGAATGTTTTTGAGCAGGAGATAATAAATGGGATTAATTATGATATTCCTAGACATCGGGATGAATTGAAGAAAAACAATTTTCTAAATGCTGCGTTCTTATTTAGGGAGAAAATTGAAGCATTAAAAGCTTCGTCACCGGAAAGCATAGATAAATTTACTGATTACCTTTTGGATCAAGTCAGAGTTATTACGATAGAATGCACTACCAGATCCTTTGCTATCAAATTGTTTCAAGTTCTGAACAATAGGGGTATGGACCTAACTCCTGCTGATTTGATAAAGAGTTATTTGATGGGCCGGTTAAAAAGCGATGAAGACCTCAGAATTTTTGAACAAGATTGGGTATATATTGAAAACAAGGCCAAAGAATTCAATGAAGGCCTGACAAACCTTTTTACTTATTACTTATATTATTTGCTTGGTAGCAACCCCAAGAAATCATTGTATGATGAATTGGAAAGATTGTTCAAACTCAGGGAACCAAAAAATATTATCTATGAGTTTAAAAAACTGATAGATTATTTTGATGAGATAGATGATGAACATTCTAAAGTTATCTATGCCTTAGAATACTTGAGGCATGATGTTTTTTGGAAATCAATACTTTTGACTGCGAAGATGGAGAACTGGAGTCATGAGGATTTTCTTCAACTTGCAAAAACATTACGAAATTTTTATTATGTTTATTGGATAGCGGAATATACCACATCTAAAACAAAACAGACTTCTTTTAATATCATAGCATGGATTAAGAACAAAGAGACTATATCCTCGATCAAGAGTAAACTGGATGCGAAACTGAAGGAAGATCGTGTTGTAATTAGGGCATGGAAAAACTTGAATTTTGGGGTTTATGATTTCTCGTGGTGCAAACCGATTCTAGCAATAATAGAATACCAACAAACAGATAATACAAATATCAATTATATAGATCTGGAAAAATTTGTCCACGTAGAGCATATCTTACCACAAGGATTTGCAAAAATCAGATATTGGCAAAATCTGTTTAAACAGGAAGAAGCTGAAAAAATGTTGAATAGTATTGGTAATTTGACTTTACTATCTGGAAAGAAAAACATTGAAGCAAGCAATAGACCATTTCTGGACAAGCTTAGTGTATATAGTGGTAAAGGAATAGACGGAATGACTGGATTTGTTATAACTCAAAATATTGTTAATGCTGTTGGTGATGACAAGAATTGGACAACCCGAAAGATAAATGATCGAGCAAATTGGATATTCAAGGAACTTTGCAAAATCTTTGAAATTGATTTCTTTTGGGAAGGGAATGCATCTGTAGAGGAGGACGAAAGTATTAGTGCGTCAACACAATTAATATATAACACACTTCAGGAAAAAATCCTTAGCTTAGGGCCAGATGTCAAATTGGAGCCCAAAAAGTATTATATTGCATTCAAAAGAAGGGGAAATTTTGCTACAGTTGAAATACAGAACAGCAAAATAAAGATTTGGATTGATTATGATGTTGAGAAGATAAATGATCCGAAGGGTCTTGTACGTGATGTGTCCCAAATTGGACATCATGGAACAGGTGATAAAGAAATTGAATTGAGCAAAGAAGAAGATATAGACTATGTTATGAATTTCATAAAGGCTGCTTATATAGAAGACGAATTTAGCGATGATGATACAATAGATGATATAAAATATTCTGAGGAACATGCCAAAGAAATGACAAATAACCCCCTCATGTATCAACTGCTTCTGGAATTTAGAAAAGAACTTAGCAAATTAACCCAATTTGAAGAGAAAATAAACAAATATTTTATTGGATTTAAGAATGGTGCAAATTATTTTGCGGCATTCAGATTGAGAGATAAGTATTGTTATATTTCTGTACTAGATGTCAAAATAAATCCCAATCATGATAGTGATTCAGTTAGGTATAAGGACAGAAGATTACGCATCCAGATAAAGAGCATTGAGGACATTCAAAAATATATAAATTTAGTTTTATTATCTGAAAAGTATAACGATGACAAAAGCAATAATCTTCGACCTTGA
- a CDS encoding CRISPR locus-related DNA-binding protein, with amino-acid sequence MERYINLPENNMIMGEIGKKVLIATLYNPEPVILATTRLGPDRLILLIDNSPNKEQDASVKLILNSLGKVIDVKTVKTDVYDIVKIAEKAVEIIDMQPKDDLIYVNVTSGRKTKAMGLLFAAYARHDRVKKIAYNPEEDKNAIVYLPRLSFKLNDSQKKILEILDKGKGESITELSKKIDLSTAMLYRSIDELKDMDLVSDELKLTDAGKIARL; translated from the coding sequence ATGGAAAGGTATATAAATCTGCCCGAAAATAATATGATAATGGGGGAAATCGGCAAAAAAGTGTTAATTGCTACTCTGTACAATCCAGAGCCTGTTATTCTTGCTACAACTAGATTGGGGCCGGATAGGTTGATACTATTGATTGATAATTCACCCAATAAAGAGCAAGATGCCTCTGTTAAATTGATTTTAAATAGCTTGGGAAAGGTTATAGATGTAAAGACTGTCAAAACAGATGTATATGATATTGTAAAAATAGCAGAGAAAGCTGTTGAGATAATTGATATGCAGCCTAAGGATGATTTAATCTATGTCAATGTTACTTCTGGCCGTAAAACTAAAGCTATGGGATTGCTGTTTGCTGCATATGCTAGGCATGATAGGGTAAAGAAAATTGCTTATAATCCAGAAGAGGACAAGAATGCGATTGTATATTTGCCAAGATTGTCTTTTAAGCTAAATGATTCGCAAAAGAAAATTCTTGAAATATTAGATAAAGGCAAGGGCGAGAGCATAACCGAATTATCTAAGAAGATTGACTTGTCAACTGCAATGCTCTATCGCTCAATTGATGAATTAAAAGACATGGACTTAGTTTCAGATGAATTGAAATTAACTGATGCTGGGAAGATAGCGAGGCTGTGA